The proteins below are encoded in one region of Panulirus ornatus isolate Po-2019 chromosome 4, ASM3632096v1, whole genome shotgun sequence:
- the LOC139766011 gene encoding uncharacterized protein: protein MKCVMLLALVGLASCRVILPGGDNARDVTITYTFTDEHGREVEVEIEADELGLGLMKAASARTSKNTAPAPTLKNTAPAPTLKNTAPAPTLKNTASAPTVKKAVSSPTLKNAAPASTPQKISAPTLKTVNPTPLFTPASVFQTRFFAVPFPHPLTAITYVAADVAPHPPAAPAAAAAHKPTNPPPAAVPSFNTSDESDED from the exons ATGAAGTGT GTGATGCTGTTGGCGCTGGTTGGTCTGGCGAGCTGCCGTGTCATTCTTCCTGGAGGGGACAACGCCCGTGACGTTACCATCACGTACAC CTTTACGGATGAACATGGGAGAGAAGTAGAGGTGGAGATAGAAGCAGATGAGCTGGGGCTAGGGCTTATGAAGGCGGCGTCAGCACGCACCTCGAAGAACACTGCTCCTGCACCCACCTTGAAGAACACTGCTCCTGCACCCACCTTGAAGAACACTGCTCCTGCACCCACCTTGAAGAACACTGCTTCTGCACCCACTGTGAAGAAAGCTGTGTCATCACCCACCTTGAAAAATGCTGCTCCCGCGTCCACTCCGCAGAAGATATCTGCCCCCACCTTGAAGACGGTTAACCCAACACCGTTGTTTACTCCCGCTTCTGTTTTCCAAACCCGATTCTTCGCTGTACCTTTCCCTCATCCCCTGACGGCCATCACTTATGTTGCTGCTGACGTTGCTCCTCATCCTCCCGCcgcccccgccgccgccgccgctcatAAGCCTACCAATCCTCCTCCAGCGGCGGTACCTTCCTTCAACACCTCTGACGAGAGCGACGAGGACTGA